A region from the Triticum aestivum cultivar Chinese Spring chromosome 3D, IWGSC CS RefSeq v2.1, whole genome shotgun sequence genome encodes:
- the LOC123073988 gene encoding premnaspirodiene oxygenase, with translation MDELYVQALVLAAVAVALLQLLKAALNPMRERAPPGPWKLPVIGSMHHLVNVLPHRKLRDLADAHGPLMMLQLGQTPLVVASSKETARLVLKTHDSNFATRPKLLAGEIVGYEWADILFSPSGDYWRKLRHLCTTVILSPKRVRSFRHIREDEVSMRVDQIRQAGPSAPVNLSVMFHNVTNSIVARAAFGKKRKNAAEFQAAIKSGVGLASGFNIPDLFPTWTTVLAKLTGMKRRLQDIHKTVDAILQEIIDERKAARIEKIMAGAENVDENLVDVLIGLQEKGGFGFHLDNSRMKAIILDMFGGGTGTSASAMEWGMSELMRNPRVMKKLQGQIREAFKGKAVVTEDDLQESNLQYLKMVIKEALRLHPPAPLLVPRESIDQCELEGYTVPAKSRVIINAWAIGRDPKYWEAPEEFRPERFEDSTVDFTGSSYEFLPFGAGRRMCPGFNYGLASMELALVGLLYHFDWSLPDGVAEVDMEEAPGLGVRRLTPLMLLATPFVPAAVA, from the exons ATGGACGAGCTTTACGTCCAGGCGCTGGTGCTGGCGGCGGTGGCTGTGGCGCTCCTGCAGCTGCTGAAAGCGGCCCTGAACCCGATGAGGGAGAGGGCGCCGCCAGGGCCGTGGAAGCTGCCGGTGATCGGCAGCATGCACCACCTGGTGAACGTTCTACCGCACCGCAAGCTGCGGGACCTGGCCGACGCGCACGGCCCGCTGATGATGCTGCAGCTTGGGCAGACGCCGCTGGTGGTGGCTTCGTCCAAGGAGACGGCACGGCTGGTGCTCAAGACTCACGACAGCAACTTCGCCACGCGGCCCAAGCTCCTCGCCGGCGAGATCGTCGGCTACGAGTGGGCCGACATCCTCTTCTCCCCATCCGGCGACTACTGGCGCAAGCTCCGCCATCTCTGCACCACCGTGATTCTCAGCCCCAAGCGCGTGCGCTCCTTCCGCCACATAAGGGAGGACGAG GTGAGTATGCGAGTGGACCAGATACGCCAGGCGGGGCCGTCGGCGCCGGTGAACCTGAGCGTGATGTTTCACAATGTGACCAACAGCATCGTTGCGCGGGCGGCGTTCGGGAAGAAGCGGAAGAACGCGGCGGAGTTCCAGGCGGCCATCAAGTCCGGTGTGGGCCTGGCGAGCGGCTTCAACATCCCCGACCTCTTCCCGACGTGGACCACTGTGCTGGCCAAGCTCACCGGCATGAAGCGCAGACTCCAGGACATCCACAAGACGGTGGACGCCATCCTGCAGGAGATCATCGACGAGAGGAAGGCCGCCCGAATCGAGAAGATCATGGCCGGCGCCGAGAACGTGGACGAGAACCTCGTGGACGTGCTTATCGGCCTGCAGGAGAAAGGCGGCTTCGGGTTCCACCTGGACAACAGCAGGATGAAGGCCATCATCCTGGACATGTTCGGGGGCGGGACGGGAACATCGGCGTCGGCGATGGAGTGGGGGATGTCGGAGCTGATGCGGAACCCGCGGGTGATGAAGAAGCTGCAGGGCCAAATCCGGGAGGCGTTCAAGGGAAAGGCGGTGGTGACTGAGGACGACCTGCAGGAGAGCAACCTGCAGTACCTGAAGATGGTGATCAAGGAGGCGCTCCGGCTGCACCCGCcggcgccgctgctggtgccccgggAGAGCATCGACCAATGCGAGCTGGAAGGGTACACGGTGCCGGCCAAGTCGCGCGTGATCATCAACGCGTGGGCCATCGGGCGCGACCCCAAGTACTGGGAAGCACCCGAGGAGTTCCGGCCGGAGCGGTTCGAGGACAGCACGGTGGACTTCACCGGCAGCAGCTACGAGTTCCTCCCGTTCGGCGCCGGCCGCAGGATGTGCCCCGGCTTCAACTACGGGCTGGCCAGCATGGAGCTCGCCCTCGTTGGTCTGCTCTACCATTTCGACTGGTCGCTGCCGGATGGCGTGGCCGAGGTCGACATGGAGGAGGCCCCGGGCCTCGGCGTGCGCCGCCTCACGCCGCTGATGCTCCTCGCCACACCCTTCGTCCCGGCCGCGGTGGCGTAG